A window from Kovacikia minuta CCNUW1 encodes these proteins:
- a CDS encoding RHS repeat-associated core domain-containing protein — translation MVSDRNNNTLTFTDAAITSSTGQRVTFERDAQGRIQSVIDPSGKRVTYAYDALGDLVAVTDRDNNTTQFDYNDNRAHYLENVIDPLNRPGVRTEYDDQGRLKRIFDADGHPVELTYKPGESIQEVKDQFGNQTIYRYDDRGNVLTEINAEGEITERTYDPNDNWMRTETKILENGTRLSTTFTYDGNGDVLTETDPLGNVTRYTYDSYGNVLTTTDPTGLTVTNTYDAKGNLKEIKGQSSGTKTFNYDASGNLKEMQDGVGKTTFDYDSFGNLISQTDASGNVTTYTYDANGNRKTETTTETLANGTQRTLVTLMEYDNAGHVIKVTNPEGGVTETRYDQVGKRIWEKNTRGYVTEYRYDDRGELIETIYPDETPSTNADNPRTINLYDVGGRLRASIDEEGFATHFVYDKAGRKIATIHPNDNDSLSQLIAALAPGQAPATIDWTQIVYPIETPAYLSTSPRTRTEYDDAGRVKAEIDERGNRTEFHYDNAGRLIETILPDETPATLTDNPRTTSTYDNAGRRLTQTDALSHTTRFLYDLLGRSEGQEYADGSRTRVGYDAAGRVKTRIDQEGKTTQFEYDALGRLKAVTDSRNQRTEYTYDTQGKLISQKDANNHITHYEYDGLGRRTATMLPLGQRSINTYDALGNLKTTTDFNGDLITYNYDARNRLTFKDLPGTEFDVSYTYTLDGQRQTVTDKRGTTTYRYDARNQLLGRVDSDGRSIGYTYDVAGNRTSVIVPSGITTYTFDAQNRLSTVRDPNSGVTTYTYDPVSNLIRTTLPNNTVETRQYDDLNRLLYLENNSPNGIINSFRYTLDKTSNRSAVQEHDGRRVQYTYDALYRLTQEAITNPGAANPTRTIRYGYDSVGNRLSRNDSAEGVTTYDYDANDRLLNATTNSIATTYTYDNNGNTTGKTTGSNTVTYQWNAENRLIGADTNGDSTIDVVNRYNEDGIRVSQTVNGQETRFLIDANLPYAQVLEEYTSDFNANTYYIRGLHLISQIRQSEAYFYSGDGLGNATALTSIDGSVTKQYTYSAYGEIAEQFGDTQNSYLFAGEHRDSNLSLDYLRARYLDFSSGRFLSVDPFRGIQTSPISLNDYIYGHNNPSNNIDPSGKSPLLSDITAALGIRTTTTAFAANAVSGTLLQLPIFLTSYLHINPLITQLGTLSENLQGYSRLASSKVDALNRNLGLALANQKTLLATAPILSQFAWAKGIATVLNAVNFSSTIINTWETLADGIVKGIALEVGNVSNVSAIDVRFIAKPPAGILLDLG, via the coding sequence ATGGTGAGCGATCGCAACAACAATACGCTGACCTTTACCGATGCCGCAATCACCAGTTCAACTGGACAGCGAGTGACCTTTGAGCGAGACGCTCAGGGACGGATTCAATCGGTAATTGATCCATCAGGGAAGCGAGTAACCTACGCCTATGACGCACTTGGTGATCTGGTCGCTGTTACCGATCGCGATAACAATACGACTCAGTTTGATTACAACGACAACCGGGCACATTACCTGGAGAACGTCATTGATCCGCTGAATCGTCCTGGTGTGCGAACGGAATATGACGACCAGGGCCGTTTGAAGCGGATTTTCGATGCTGATGGACATCCAGTTGAGCTGACGTATAAACCCGGTGAATCCATCCAGGAAGTTAAGGATCAATTCGGTAATCAGACGATTTATCGCTACGACGATCGCGGCAATGTTCTCACCGAAATCAATGCGGAAGGGGAGATCACAGAACGCACTTACGATCCCAACGACAACTGGATGCGTACCGAAACAAAAATTTTGGAGAATGGCACGCGGTTGAGCACGACTTTTACCTACGATGGCAATGGCGATGTGCTGACGGAAACTGATCCATTGGGTAACGTCACCCGCTACACCTACGACTCGTATGGCAATGTGTTAACCACCACCGACCCGACTGGGCTGACCGTCACCAATACTTACGATGCCAAAGGAAACTTAAAAGAAATCAAGGGTCAGTCCAGCGGCACCAAGACCTTTAATTACGACGCTTCTGGCAACTTGAAAGAAATGCAGGATGGGGTAGGGAAGACCACCTTTGACTACGACAGCTTTGGCAACCTGATCAGCCAAACAGACGCGAGCGGCAACGTCACCACCTACACCTACGACGCAAACGGCAACCGCAAGACCGAGACGACTACCGAAACCTTGGCTAACGGCACCCAGCGCACCCTGGTCACATTAATGGAGTACGACAATGCAGGGCACGTCATCAAGGTGACAAATCCTGAAGGAGGCGTCACCGAAACCCGTTATGACCAGGTTGGCAAGCGCATTTGGGAGAAAAATACACGGGGTTATGTCACCGAGTACCGCTACGACGATCGGGGTGAACTGATTGAAACCATCTACCCTGACGAAACTCCCAGTACCAACGCTGATAATCCTCGCACCATTAATCTGTACGATGTTGGCGGTCGCCTGCGGGCATCCATTGATGAAGAAGGCTTTGCCACCCACTTCGTCTACGACAAAGCTGGTCGTAAAATCGCCACGATTCACCCCAATGACAACGATTCCCTGTCCCAACTCATCGCTGCTCTTGCCCCCGGTCAAGCCCCTGCTACCATCGACTGGACTCAAATTGTCTATCCGATTGAGACACCGGCCTACCTATCTACCAGCCCTCGCACGCGCACTGAGTATGACGATGCGGGTCGCGTAAAAGCTGAAATCGACGAACGGGGCAATCGCACCGAGTTCCACTACGACAACGCTGGCCGCCTGATCGAAACCATTCTGCCCGATGAAACCCCAGCAACCCTGACCGATAATCCCCGCACCACCAGCACTTACGACAATGCGGGTCGCCGCCTCACCCAAACCGATGCGTTGAGCCACACCACGCGCTTCCTTTACGATTTGCTGGGTCGCTCTGAGGGGCAGGAATATGCTGATGGTAGCCGCACTCGCGTAGGGTATGACGCTGCTGGTCGAGTCAAGACCCGCATCGACCAGGAAGGTAAAACCACCCAATTTGAGTACGATGCCTTAGGTCGTCTCAAAGCCGTTACCGATTCCCGTAACCAGCGCACCGAGTATACCTATGACACTCAGGGCAAACTGATAAGCCAGAAGGATGCCAACAATCATATTACCCACTACGAGTACGATGGATTAGGCCGCCGCACCGCTACCATGCTGCCTCTAGGTCAGCGCTCAATCAACACCTACGATGCGCTTGGCAACTTGAAGACCACTACTGACTTTAATGGTGATCTGATTACCTATAATTATGATGCCCGCAACCGCTTGACCTTCAAAGATCTACCCGGAACTGAATTTGATGTGAGCTACACCTACACGCTCGATGGGCAGCGGCAAACAGTTACGGATAAGCGTGGCACCACCACCTACCGCTACGATGCACGGAACCAGTTGCTAGGGCGCGTTGACTCGGATGGTCGCAGCATCGGTTACACCTATGACGTTGCTGGCAATCGCACATCAGTCATCGTTCCTTCTGGGATTACGACCTACACGTTTGATGCTCAAAATCGCTTAAGTACCGTCAGAGATCCAAACAGTGGCGTTACCACCTACACCTATGATCCGGTAAGTAATCTAATTCGCACGACGTTGCCGAACAACACGGTTGAAACGCGCCAGTATGATGACTTGAATCGTCTGCTCTATCTGGAGAATAACAGTCCGAATGGCATTATTAATAGTTTCCGCTATACGCTCGACAAGACTAGTAACCGCTCCGCAGTGCAGGAACACGACGGGCGGCGGGTACAGTACACCTACGATGCGCTTTATCGCCTAACCCAGGAAGCAATTACAAATCCAGGTGCAGCGAACCCAACTCGCACGATCCGCTATGGCTATGACTCGGTGGGCAATCGGCTCTCACGCAATGATTCTGCGGAGGGTGTGACGACTTATGATTATGACGCGAATGATCGGTTGCTAAATGCAACGACCAATAGCATTGCGACGACCTACACCTACGACAATAACGGCAACACAACTGGCAAGACTACAGGTAGCAACACAGTTACTTACCAGTGGAATGCTGAAAACCGCTTGATCGGTGCTGATACCAATGGTGATAGCACGATTGATGTAGTGAATCGGTATAACGAAGATGGCATTCGGGTCAGCCAGACTGTGAATGGGCAGGAAACAAGATTCTTAATTGATGCCAACCTTCCTTATGCTCAGGTGCTGGAAGAATACACCTCGGACTTCAATGCCAATACTTACTATATCCGCGGGCTTCACTTAATTTCTCAAATTCGTCAAAGTGAAGCCTATTTCTACTCCGGGGATGGACTAGGTAATGCGACAGCTTTAACATCTATAGATGGCAGTGTTACTAAACAATATACCTATAGTGCTTATGGAGAAATAGCTGAACAATTTGGAGACACTCAAAATTCATATCTTTTTGCAGGCGAACACCGAGACTCTAATCTAAGCTTAGATTATTTGAGAGCCAGATATTTGGATTTCTCATCAGGTAGGTTTTTGAGTGTTGATCCATTTAGAGGTATTCAAACTTCTCCAATATCATTAAATGACTACATCTACGGGCACAATAATCCTAGTAATAATATTGATCCTAGTGGGAAAAGTCCACTGCTGTCGGATATAACTGCGGCACTTGGAATTCGGACAACCACTACTGCTTTTGCTGCTAATGCTGTCTCTGGCACCTTACTTCAACTTCCAATTTTTCTTACCTCATATCTTCATATAAATCCACTAATCACCCAACTTGGAACTCTATCCGAGAACCTTCAAGGATATAGTAGGTTGGCTTCTTCAAAAGTTGATGCTCTTAATAGAAACTTAGGATTAGCTTTGGCAAATCAAAAAACTCTTTTAGCAACTGCACCGATCTTATCTCAATTTGCATGGGCTAAAGGTATAGCAACTGTACTTAATGCTGTAAATTTTTCATCGACGATTATAAATACATGGGAAACTCTGGCAGATGGAATAGTTAAAGGTATTGCATTAGAGGTGGGTAACGTAAGCAATGTTTCAGCAATTGATGTGCGTTTTATAGCAAAACCTCCGGCGGGTATTCTTTTGGATCTTGGTTAG
- a CDS encoding putative Ig domain-containing protein produces the protein MPNMTVKPWRKIRDTNHFEGTGPWSVARGIVQSQLGVDRKPVFNNGYGYITPEQFSQWYNDVPGVNSSKSIPFELTETATGSGIYEFSSNSYFPIDGELLGNEGRGNNYHFTTEINAAFTYKGGEFLNFTGDDDVWVFINNQLAVDLGGVHGPAFGAVNLDDLGLTVGKTYSINIFHAERQTSGSNFRLQTSLELRPNYRLQNYVYDVDAVDSDQDSLTYSLVKAPTGMTIDPVSGVIEWSPNGLAIPSQLPVTVRVEDSRGGADEQQLTIQIKTVEADLTIGKVTPSGLSVSGQTLDLTGSVTAKITNRGGGDLTQPFNVLFFEDRDVNQTYDKGIDNVLGSITITDSLAAGETQTVIADLVGKVRFSSVPIWGFVDSGDAIAETDETNNLAFSSHDCLDANGEPLPDLVPSYVRIEESSKDTIITARIGNGGAQAVRAGVNVTFYDGNPRNGGTLLGTAQTTTQLDAGTFEDVSLTIPSRTISLDNIWVTADDGVSLDFDNAIRWTDWISATAGIPGSANGNITLANSETISVTYNGEIFFAQTSGGTNYWNPSDPYLSETVKDSPPTSDIVSLIGGNSTLNTLTFSKPVINPILGIVSLGANGKAVVYDFDIDFNILSVGRGYFGDGTLEDLPGNVLRGVEGHGAIQFPGVFRSISWVAPIAEGWHGFTVGIVDAASENGQIDECDEANNFYHVGSQSGEKPEPLDNQKPEFASTPLEIASVNQLFRYNAVAIDPDNDVLRYGLSIKPNGMAVDPNTGIVVWQPTFEQAGQNYDVVLRVQDGRGGIDLQAFQLTVPAINTDPTITSTPPETAVAGLPYQYRVHAQDAEGDNLTFQLAQGPEGATIDGRTGVVNFRPTTGQLGNQSFGIAVNDGKGGTASQAFTLGVVADSPNTPPTITSTPRRQATLERPYAYEVEALDANGDPLTFSLTTAPTGLTVDETGLITWRPTAGQFGVNSVGVQVSDGRGGIAIQNFEVAVGSQGSNQSPTITSTPVVTGTINREYRYNLIAQDPDGDPLQWSLETAPTGMSVDSQRGTIRWLPTVDQIGTHNVAVRVFDSFGGFSEQTFDVAVRGANTPPVITSTPLAQAVSDRPYK, from the coding sequence ATGCCAAACATGACCGTAAAACCGTGGCGAAAAATTCGTGACACTAACCATTTTGAAGGCACAGGACCTTGGAGCGTGGCAAGGGGTATTGTTCAAAGCCAGTTAGGAGTGGATCGAAAACCAGTTTTTAACAACGGCTATGGTTACATTACCCCAGAACAGTTTTCTCAATGGTACAACGATGTGCCCGGAGTGAATTCATCTAAATCAATACCGTTTGAGCTTACTGAAACTGCTACAGGTTCAGGGATCTATGAATTTTCTAGTAACAGCTACTTCCCAATTGATGGGGAACTTTTAGGTAATGAGGGACGAGGTAATAACTATCATTTCACAACTGAAATTAATGCAGCATTTACCTATAAAGGCGGAGAGTTTCTAAACTTTACCGGGGATGATGATGTTTGGGTCTTTATCAACAATCAGTTAGCGGTTGATTTAGGGGGAGTACATGGTCCTGCCTTTGGAGCAGTTAACCTAGATGATCTAGGTCTTACAGTTGGTAAAACATATTCCATTAATATCTTTCATGCTGAGCGGCAAACTAGTGGTTCTAACTTCAGATTGCAAACCTCTCTAGAGCTAAGACCTAATTACCGATTACAGAATTATGTCTATGATGTTGATGCTGTTGATTCCGATCAAGATTCACTCACGTACTCGTTAGTTAAAGCACCCACAGGGATGACGATTGATCCAGTTAGTGGTGTTATTGAGTGGAGTCCAAATGGATTAGCAATACCCTCACAACTGCCTGTCACTGTTCGTGTTGAAGATAGTCGCGGCGGTGCTGACGAGCAACAGCTTACCATTCAAATTAAAACCGTAGAAGCTGACCTCACTATCGGCAAAGTCACCCCTAGTGGACTCTCCGTCAGCGGTCAAACCCTAGATTTAACTGGGTCGGTTACTGCCAAAATAACAAACCGGGGTGGCGGCGACCTCACCCAACCTTTCAATGTGCTCTTCTTTGAAGATAGAGATGTCAACCAGACTTACGACAAAGGCATTGATAATGTGCTGGGCAGTATTACGATTACGGATTCTCTAGCCGCTGGCGAAACCCAAACCGTCATCGCTGACCTAGTAGGAAAAGTAAGGTTCTCCAGTGTGCCTATTTGGGGCTTTGTGGATAGTGGAGATGCTATTGCTGAAACTGATGAAACCAACAACCTAGCCTTTAGCAGCCATGATTGTCTTGATGCAAACGGGGAACCCCTTCCAGATTTAGTTCCGTCTTATGTTCGGATAGAGGAATCGAGTAAAGACACCATAATTACAGCTCGCATCGGTAATGGCGGTGCTCAAGCTGTCAGGGCAGGAGTAAATGTCACTTTCTACGACGGTAATCCCAGGAATGGCGGTACCCTATTGGGCACAGCCCAAACGACAACTCAACTGGATGCCGGAACTTTTGAGGATGTTAGCCTTACAATTCCCTCAAGAACTATATCTCTAGATAATATCTGGGTCACCGCAGACGACGGAGTTAGCTTAGACTTCGACAATGCCATCAGATGGACAGATTGGATAAGTGCAACAGCAGGCATACCTGGTTCGGCAAATGGTAATATTACTCTTGCCAATAGTGAAACAATCTCTGTTACCTACAACGGTGAAATTTTCTTTGCCCAAACGAGTGGTGGAACGAATTATTGGAATCCAAGTGATCCTTATCTCAGTGAAACAGTTAAAGATTCCCCGCCTACTAGCGATATAGTCTCACTAATTGGCGGGAACAGTACACTAAATACCCTCACATTCTCTAAACCAGTTATAAATCCGATTCTAGGAATCGTGAGTCTTGGAGCAAATGGCAAAGCGGTGGTGTACGACTTTGATATAGATTTCAATATCCTTAGCGTTGGACGAGGATATTTTGGTGATGGAACGCTTGAAGATTTACCCGGCAATGTTCTAAGAGGTGTGGAAGGTCATGGAGCTATTCAGTTTCCTGGAGTCTTTAGATCAATTAGCTGGGTAGCTCCTATCGCTGAAGGTTGGCATGGCTTCACTGTAGGCATTGTAGATGCCGCCTCAGAAAATGGTCAGATTGACGAGTGCGATGAGGCAAATAACTTTTATCATGTTGGCTCTCAATCTGGAGAAAAACCTGAACCACTGGATAATCAAAAACCCGAATTCGCCAGCACCCCCCTTGAAATAGCTTCTGTCAATCAACTTTTCCGCTACAACGCAGTTGCCATAGATCCAGACAATGATGTTTTGAGATATGGACTGTCAATAAAACCAAATGGCATGGCTGTTGATCCAAACACAGGCATTGTGGTTTGGCAACCAACCTTTGAACAAGCAGGCCAAAACTATGATGTCGTATTGCGGGTGCAGGATGGACGAGGAGGCATAGACCTGCAAGCGTTCCAGCTTACTGTTCCCGCAATTAATACAGATCCAACTATCACCTCAACCCCACCGGAAACAGCAGTGGCAGGGCTACCCTATCAGTACCGAGTACATGCTCAGGATGCGGAGGGAGATAACCTCACCTTCCAATTGGCTCAAGGACCAGAGGGAGCAACGATTGATGGCAGAACTGGTGTCGTAAACTTTAGACCAACTACGGGGCAACTGGGTAATCAATCATTCGGCATTGCCGTCAATGATGGCAAAGGAGGTACCGCCTCTCAAGCCTTTACTTTAGGAGTGGTTGCAGATTCTCCAAATACCCCACCGACAATTACCTCTACCCCTCGTAGACAAGCAACGCTGGAACGTCCCTATGCCTATGAGGTTGAAGCGCTTGATGCGAATGGCGATCCACTGACATTTAGCCTGACAACCGCTCCAACTGGACTCACGGTAGATGAAACGGGACTGATTACCTGGAGACCGACAGCGGGTCAGTTTGGGGTCAATTCCGTTGGAGTGCAAGTTTCAGATGGACGAGGCGGCATTGCGATTCAGAATTTTGAAGTGGCGGTGGGAAGCCAGGGAAGTAATCAGTCTCCCACTATTACCTCAACACCCGTTGTTACTGGCACCATTAATCGCGAGTACCGCTACAATCTCATCGCACAAGACCCTGATGGTGATCCACTTCAATGGAGTTTAGAAACGGCTCCCACCGGGATGTCAGTTGATAGTCAGCGCGGAACAATCCGCTGGCTACCGACGGTCGATCAGATTGGAACCCATAATGTTGCTGTTCGGGTTTTTGATAGCTTTGGAGGTTTTTCAGAACAAACCTTCGACGTGGCAGTTCGAGGGGCTAATACACCTCCGGTCATCACTTCCACCCCGCTCGCTCAGGCAGTCAGCGATCGTCCTTATAAGTAG
- a CDS encoding ParA family protein translates to MSRSTKVIVVANQKGGVSKTTNSIHIAAGFAELGRKCLIIDLDASAGATKTLGAPLVGWNTVYELLTGEIGPSDAIITDTDPEVRLPKNIHLIPSSSKLNEIDSFLTSIDNLGVVPQDLLLEPIRQMRGEYDYILLDSPPLVTRTTYPSYKSADYAVFTTQLEKLSTDALEAAMKLVASVKRHGNSRLVLLGVVISMAPQPMTRLARHYLDLIDQVVRDEQGRSLRFDSRIPRNVAIQEAGSARQTLFEYAPGHKAVEQYRLLVKEIEARIQAIEEQVASGRGAVANG, encoded by the coding sequence ATGAGCAGGTCAACCAAGGTAATAGTCGTTGCAAACCAGAAGGGTGGGGTGAGTAAGACAACGAACTCAATCCATATCGCTGCCGGGTTCGCTGAACTTGGGCGAAAATGCCTCATCATTGATTTGGACGCCTCAGCAGGTGCAACAAAGACTTTGGGCGCTCCTCTCGTTGGGTGGAACACTGTGTATGAACTGCTTACAGGTGAAATAGGGCCGTCTGATGCTATCATCACTGATACCGATCCAGAGGTAAGGCTGCCAAAGAACATTCATCTCATCCCGTCTTCTTCCAAGCTTAACGAGATCGATAGCTTTCTCACTTCAATTGATAACCTGGGTGTTGTTCCCCAGGATCTCTTACTGGAACCGATTCGACAGATGCGGGGAGAGTACGACTATATCTTGCTTGACTCTCCACCATTAGTAACTCGGACAACCTACCCTTCATATAAATCAGCAGACTATGCCGTATTCACTACCCAACTTGAAAAACTCTCAACCGATGCCTTAGAAGCAGCAATGAAGCTAGTCGCTAGTGTCAAACGCCACGGAAACTCAAGACTTGTGCTCCTTGGGGTGGTTATCAGCATGGCCCCTCAACCGATGACTCGACTTGCACGACATTATCTCGATCTGATTGACCAAGTAGTTCGTGATGAGCAGGGACGATCGCTCCGCTTTGACTCAAGAATCCCTCGAAATGTCGCTATCCAAGAAGCTGGAAGCGCACGGCAAACTCTATTTGAGTATGCACCTGGTCACAAAGCGGTTGAGCAGTATCGGTTGCTGGTCAAAGAGATTGAAGCTCGAATTCAGGCGATCGAAGAGCAGGTAGCATCAGGGCGAGGAGCAGTAGCCAATGGGTAA
- a CDS encoding site-specific integrase: MKSGWITENPFKGMANEIKLPKGTGGEMEDINPFSVEERDAILEAFLSNIACSKYSRVHHSFYYPFVFILFNTGCRPSEAIALQWKHVSDDFRFIMFVQAVVESENGAVCKEGLKTQERRRFPCNEKIQAFLKSIKPEDATPETLIFPSPTGK; this comes from the coding sequence ATGAAGTCAGGCTGGATAACTGAGAATCCTTTCAAAGGGATGGCAAACGAAATCAAACTCCCTAAAGGAACTGGAGGAGAGATGGAAGACATCAATCCATTCAGTGTTGAAGAACGGGATGCCATTCTTGAAGCTTTCTTAAGTAATATTGCATGTTCTAAGTACTCACGGGTGCATCATTCCTTCTACTACCCGTTCGTGTTCATACTATTTAATACTGGATGTAGACCGAGTGAGGCGATCGCGCTTCAGTGGAAACATGTGTCAGACGATTTTAGATTCATCATGTTTGTCCAAGCCGTCGTTGAATCTGAAAATGGTGCTGTCTGTAAAGAGGGACTTAAAACTCAGGAAAGACGCAGGTTTCCCTGTAATGAAAAAATTCAAGCTTTTCTGAAATCTATTAAGCCGGAGGATGCCACTCCAGAAACCCTTATTTTTCCTAGTCCCACGGGAAAATGA
- a CDS encoding Arm DNA-binding domain-containing protein, protein MYSETAQKKASKGSVQVTESHGRLQLRFRVQGISKRFNLSMGLPDNPTNRKAAEQRARQIELDVASGNFDPTLKKYKPEYSLSIASPDITPKITPKVTPKPTLNELWDKFLEYKRPQCSPSTMRYQYRVFTGYLKKLKTHDLKDASVIRE, encoded by the coding sequence ATGTACTCAGAAACCGCTCAGAAGAAAGCTTCAAAAGGGTCGGTTCAAGTTACAGAGAGTCACGGTCGGTTACAGCTTCGGTTTCGTGTTCAAGGAATTAGCAAACGGTTTAATCTCTCGATGGGGTTACCGGATAATCCTACTAATCGGAAAGCTGCGGAGCAACGGGCACGGCAGATTGAACTGGATGTTGCTTCCGGGAATTTTGATCCAACCCTCAAAAAATACAAGCCTGAGTATTCTCTCAGTATTGCCAGTCCAGATATTACGCCCAAAATTACGCCCAAAGTTACGCCCAAACCAACACTTAATGAGCTTTGGGATAAGTTTTTGGAGTACAAACGTCCTCAATGTAGTCCGTCAACCATGAGGTATCAATATAGGGTCTTTACGGGCTACCTCAAGAAACTTAAAACTCATGATCTTAAAGACGCATCGGTGATTCGCGAGTAG
- a CDS encoding tocopherol cyclase family protein yields the protein MSSLAQSRFIHLQTPHSGYHWDGGSRRFFEGWYYRVTLPDCGQSFAFMYSIEDPIGGKLHSGGAAQILGPDDTYLCRTFPQVKNFWAWRHTLGLGHWGKVSTQKSGVRSQESGVRINSKLKTQNSKLFPPTPSYLPPDQFDPFILEGYQATLALNQGTLRDPAGGFARWHYQIQPIYGWGNSKAPQQSTAGWLSSLQIFEPGWQVLMAHGFATGWIEWNGHRYNLDNAPAYTEKNWGGAFPQKWFWLNCNCFENEPDLALTAGGGRRGVLWWMESVAMVGVHYQGRFYEFVPWNAKVQWQVQPWGHWHLWAENAGFVVEVAGRCDRPPTLVRTPTAEGLSFTCQDTTHGHMTLHLREKLSGKTILQTQSFQGGLEIGGGPWDEMWQGETGKG from the coding sequence TTGTCTTCCTTAGCCCAATCTCGCTTCATACACCTACAAACCCCTCATAGTGGCTATCACTGGGACGGTGGTTCTCGTCGCTTCTTTGAAGGCTGGTACTACCGGGTCACCCTTCCTGACTGTGGACAAAGCTTTGCGTTCATGTACTCAATCGAGGACCCGATCGGCGGTAAACTTCATAGTGGTGGAGCTGCCCAAATTCTTGGTCCCGATGACACCTATCTCTGCCGCACCTTTCCCCAGGTAAAGAATTTTTGGGCATGGCGGCACACCCTGGGACTGGGGCATTGGGGAAAGGTTAGCACTCAGAAGTCAGGAGTCAGGAGTCAGGAGTCAGGAGTCAGAATTAACTCAAAACTTAAAACTCAAAACTCAAAACTCTTCCCCCCCACTCCTTCCTACCTCCCCCCTGATCAATTTGACCCATTTATTCTGGAAGGCTATCAGGCAACGCTTGCTTTGAATCAGGGAACGCTTCGAGACCCTGCTGGTGGTTTTGCCCGATGGCACTATCAAATTCAACCCATCTATGGCTGGGGTAACTCTAAGGCTCCCCAGCAATCTACCGCTGGATGGCTGTCTTCCTTACAGATTTTTGAACCGGGTTGGCAGGTCTTGATGGCTCATGGATTCGCAACGGGTTGGATTGAGTGGAATGGTCACCGTTACAACTTAGATAATGCCCCTGCCTACACCGAGAAAAATTGGGGTGGGGCTTTCCCGCAAAAATGGTTCTGGCTCAACTGCAACTGTTTCGAGAATGAACCCGATTTGGCATTAACTGCGGGAGGTGGCAGACGGGGGGTATTGTGGTGGATGGAATCTGTTGCAATGGTGGGAGTGCATTACCAGGGTAGATTCTACGAATTTGTGCCCTGGAATGCTAAAGTTCAATGGCAGGTTCAACCCTGGGGGCATTGGCATCTGTGGGCAGAAAATGCTGGGTTTGTAGTTGAGGTTGCGGGTCGTTGCGATCGCCCTCCCACCCTCGTCCGAACCCCAACGGCTGAGGGTTTATCCTTTACCTGTCAGGACACAACCCACGGTCATATGACCCTGCATCTCAGAGAAAAATTGAGTGGCAAAACAATCCTTCAAACCCAAAGTTTTCAGGGCGGTTTAGAAATTGGTGGCGGACCCTGGGATGAAATGTGGCAAGGGGAGACGGGGAAAGGATAA
- a CDS encoding DUF760 domain-containing protein, with protein MVFNPDNADFFSAEAEENDANQLLKYLQHQPPEVLAQVAKSVTSEVKQIISHNVQGLVGMLPSEAFNVKITTDRDNLAGLLASAMMTGYFLRQMEQRMEMEGVFSSSLPLPGISFDRGDAPSKETDSAKEPFPWKENHAEND; from the coding sequence ATGGTCTTTAACCCTGACAACGCTGATTTTTTTAGTGCCGAAGCTGAGGAAAATGACGCGAACCAATTGTTGAAGTATCTTCAGCACCAGCCTCCTGAAGTGTTGGCGCAGGTGGCGAAGTCTGTTACCTCTGAGGTAAAGCAAATCATTTCCCACAATGTCCAGGGATTGGTCGGAATGTTACCTTCAGAAGCTTTCAACGTCAAAATTACCACCGATCGCGACAATTTAGCTGGTTTGTTGGCTTCAGCGATGATGACAGGCTACTTCCTGCGCCAGATGGAGCAAAGAATGGAAATGGAAGGCGTTTTCTCCAGTTCCCTGCCGCTTCCAGGTATCAGCTTTGATAGGGGCGACGCTCCGTCCAAGGAAACCGATTCGGCAAAAGAACCCTTTCCCTGGAAAGAAAACCACGCTGAAAACGATTAG